A single window of Debaryomyces hansenii CBS767 chromosome F complete sequence DNA harbors:
- a CDS encoding DEHA2F04004p (weakly similar to uniprot|Q12514 Saccharomyces cerevisiae YPR072W NOT5 Subunit of the CCR4-NOT complex which is a global transcriptional regulator with roles in transcription initiation and elongation and in mRNA degradation and similar to CA3926|IPF16198 Candida albicans IPF16198): MSTRKLQQEFDKTNKKIAEGLTVFDDIYDKLMTTEISSQKEKLESDLKKEIKKLQRSRDQLKTWISDTSIKLDKSLIQDNRTKIEHAMDQFKDLEKSSKIKQFSNEGLELQSQKTKYNKFTDPEDAKKQEACNYIGDIIDQLNQQNESLESEIHSLATQLKKTKSANSYSVQSSIDDCKYNVERNNNHLSKLEMILRNIENENLDPERVDDIKDDLEYYVETNQEDDYVEYDDFYDQLEMSEENDILGSGQDANEDNEENKAEVKEGPKEEPKDGPKEEPKPETKTETKPEAKTESKRETKPEIKSEAKSEPKSSNESTSAASTLARKGKTTVVPAANPPPLNTAQSYSNIIKASMSSPAAAKVLPPGLNQAKSSTSSPQRTPQKLHQADDSKKRVVSQTQHIPSTQPETRSETQSPILNVNKPIFDTVNRLSTLPQSRLHNPLPFQSIVSLLESSLLNCPDSFDAEKPRQYHPTSIHPSSVDYPQEPMYELNSSHIMKKFDNDTLFFCFYYSEGIDNLAKWNAAQELSKRGWIFNTDVKQWFLKDNKNGGKNRSMSIIQKEEDEQNKQDDSANNEENYKYFDYEKTWLTRRKENYKFSQDFRESF, encoded by the coding sequence ATGAGTACTAGAAAGCTACAACAAGAGTTCGATAAGACgaacaaaaaaattgcGGAAGGATTAACTGTTTTCGATGATATTTACGATAAATTGATGACGACTGAAATTAGTTCCCAGAAGGAAAAATTGGAAAGTGACTTGAAGAAGGAAATCAAGAAGTTGCAGAGACTGAGAGACCAATTGAAAACATGGATTAGTGACACCAGTATCAAGTTAGATAAAAGTTTAATACAAGACAACCGTACCAAAATTGAACATGCTATGGACCAATTCAAAGACTTGGAGAAGTCATCTAAGATCAAACAATTCTCCAACGAAGGATTGGAGTTGCAAAGCCAGAAGACAAAGTATAACAAATTCACGGACCCCGAAGACGCGAAGAAGCAAGAAGCTTGTAATTACATCGGCGACATAATTGATCAGTTGAACCAGCAGAACGAGTCATTGGAACTGGAGATACATCTGCTTGCCActcaattgaagaaaaccAAATCGGCAAACTCGTATAGCGTACAATCGTCAATTGATGATTGTAAGTATAACGTGGAGAGGaataataatcatttaAGTAAATTGGAAATGATCTTGAGAAACATAGAAAACGAGAACTTAGATCCTGAACGTGTGGATGATATTAAAGATGATTTGGAATACTACGTTGAAACTAATCAAGAAGATGATTATGTCGAATATGACGATTTCTATGATCAATTAGAAATGTCTGAAGAGAACGATATTCTTGGTTCTGGACAAGATGCgaatgaagataatgaagaaaataaagcAGAAGTGAAAGAAGGACCGAAGGAGGAACCTAAGGATGGACCAAAAGAAGAACCTAAACCAGAAACAAAAACTGAAACTAAGCCAGAAGCCAAAACGGAATCTAAACGTGAAACTAAGCCAGAAATCAAAAGCGAGGCAAAGAGTGAACCTAAATCGTCGAATGAGTCGACTTCTGCTGCTAGTACTCTTGCGAGAAAAGGAAAGACTACAGTCGTACCAGCGGCAAACCCACCACCTCTTAATACGGCTCAATCATACTCAAACATTATCAAGGCATCCATGTCATCTCCAGCAGCTGCAAAAGTCCTTCCCCCAGGATTAAACCAAGCAAAGTCATCAACATCATCACCACAACGCACGCCACAGAAACTCCACCAAGCAGACGACAGCAAAAAGAGAGTAGTCTCTCAAACCCAACATATTCCATCCACGCAGCCAGAAACTAGGTCTGAGACGCAACTGCCAATTTTAAATGTAAATAAACCTATCTTTGACACTGTAAACAGGCTATCAACTTTGCCCCAATCGAGGTTGCACAATCCATTACCATTCCAATCGATTGTTCTGTTGTTAGAATCATCTTTACTCAACTGTCCAGACTCATTTGACGCAGAGAAACCAAGACAATACCACCCCACAAGCATCCATCCATCGTCGGTGGACTACCCACAGGAGCCAATGTATGAGTTGAACTCGAGCCACataatgaagaagtttGACAACGATACCCTTTTCTTTTGCTTTTACTACAGCGAGGGCATCGATAACCTAGCCAAGTGGAATGCTGCACAGGAGTTGAGCAAACGAGGCTGGATTTTCAACACTGACGTGAAGCAATGGTTCTTAAAGGA
- a CDS encoding DEHA2F04026p (similar to uniprot|P40347 Saccharomyces cerevisiae YPR073C LTP1 Protein phosphotyrosine phosphatase of unknown cellular role) yields MTATSRTVDKKISVAFVCLGNICRSPMAEAIFKHKVHELGYSEYFKIIDSYGTGGYHIGDPPDSRSAKTCRKHGVPVDHSAQQITSKDFKKFDYVICMDQSNLSDLLFMKPRESKARVALFGEWKADSKFNTVVQDPYYGGINGFETNFQQISHFSEEFLKREVGEL; encoded by the exons ATGACAGCTACATCTAGAACAGTTGATAAAAAGATATCCGTTGCCTTCGTTTGCTTGGGTAATAT TTGTCGTTCCCCAATGGCAGAAGCCATTTTTAAACATAAGGTACACGAGTTAGGTTACTCcgaatatttcaaaatcatagATTCTTATGGGACCGGTGGCTACCATATCGGTGACCCACCAGATTCCAGATCTGCTAAGACTTGTCGTAAGCATGGTGTTCCAGTGGACCATCTGGCACAACAAATAACATCGAAGgacttcaagaaatttgattatGTTATATGCATGGACCAGTCTAATCTTTCGGACTTGTTGTTCATGAAGCCTAGAGAATCTAAAGCAAGGGTTGCACTTTTCGGTGAATGGAAAGCTGATTCCAAATTCAATACTGTTGTTCAAGATCCATACTATGGAGGCATAAATGGTTTTGAAACAAATTTCCAACAAATATCCCACTTCAGCGAAGAGTTCTTGAAGCGTGAAGTAGGTGAGTTATGA